A DNA window from Planctomycetota bacterium contains the following coding sequences:
- a CDS encoding ABC transporter ATP-binding protein, with the protein MGNAIEIRGLVRRFGTQTVLDGINLDISEGETMVIMGGSGCGKSTLLRHLIGSLQPTEGSIKLFGEEMATVGEAGLNAVRKKFGILFQSGALFNSMSIADNVALPLREHTSLDAHIIEIQVMIKLELVGLREHANKFPSQISGGMKKRAGLARALALDPRILFYDEPSAGLDPVTSAEIDQLMLDLTRKLGVTSVVVTHEMDSAFTIADRMCMLDKGRALMIDTREAFDKLRKTSEADAKALPEKERLIRQFLRGDAQGPLTERKEATNYAEDLLNLGLDLGLDGTTKVPAITPSR; encoded by the coding sequence ATGGGCAACGCCATTGAAATTCGCGGTTTGGTGCGTCGATTCGGCACGCAGACCGTGCTCGACGGAATCAATCTGGATATTTCCGAGGGGGAGACCATGGTGATCATGGGCGGCTCTGGCTGCGGCAAAAGCACGCTGCTGCGCCACCTGATCGGCAGCCTGCAGCCCACCGAGGGCTCCATCAAGCTGTTCGGCGAGGAGATGGCCACCGTCGGCGAGGCGGGCCTGAACGCCGTGCGCAAGAAGTTCGGAATCCTCTTCCAATCCGGCGCGCTCTTCAACAGCATGAGCATTGCGGACAACGTCGCCCTGCCGCTGCGCGAGCACACCTCGCTTGACGCGCACATCATCGAGATCCAGGTGATGATCAAGCTCGAACTCGTCGGCCTGCGCGAGCACGCCAACAAATTTCCCTCGCAGATCTCGGGCGGCATGAAGAAGCGGGCCGGCCTGGCACGGGCCCTGGCGCTTGATCCGCGGATCCTTTTCTACGACGAGCCCAGCGCCGGACTGGATCCCGTCACCAGCGCCGAAATCGACCAGCTCATGCTCGATCTCACCCGCAAGCTCGGCGTGACCAGCGTGGTGGTGACCCATGAGATGGACAGCGCCTTCACCATCGCCGACCGCATGTGCATGCTGGACAAGGGCCGGGCACTCATGATCGACACCCGCGAGGCCTTTGACAAGCTGCGCAAAACCTCTGAGGCGGACGCCAAGGCTTTGCCGGAGAAGGAGCGCTTGATCCGCCAGTTCCTGCGCGGCGACGCCCAAGGGCCGCTCACGGAGCGCAAGGAAGCCACCAACTACGCCGAGGATCTGCTGAACCTGGGACTCGACCTGGGACTCGACGGCACCACGAAGGTTCCGGCCATCACCCCCAGCCGATGA